From a single Bacillus gobiensis genomic region:
- a CDS encoding Ntn hydrolase family protein, whose product MSLITVVATKDFISIMSDGRLSDGENPVGEEYKKILKVSDKIIIGATGSHNQSKSLLSISSYWLNQSQGSIEIFANNIRKVILEDIPKSKFKRIDLHIVICGLNELNEIVFYVFTNDEKFAIEKVVMHQKVGYLALGKKGTVDKLEELINLRGYSSIDTIKEIQQEVNSLITEIDYSVNNNTFHEFISRTNNF is encoded by the coding sequence ATGTCATTAATAACAGTTGTAGCAACCAAAGATTTTATTTCCATTATGAGTGATGGAAGGTTATCTGATGGAGAAAATCCAGTAGGAGAAGAGTATAAGAAAATATTGAAAGTTTCAGATAAAATAATTATTGGGGCTACTGGGAGTCATAACCAATCAAAAAGCTTATTGAGTATATCTTCATATTGGTTAAATCAATCACAAGGAAGTATAGAAATTTTCGCAAATAATATCAGGAAAGTAATTTTGGAGGATATACCAAAAAGTAAATTTAAAAGAATTGATCTTCACATAGTAATATGTGGGTTAAATGAATTAAACGAAATTGTTTTCTATGTATTTACCAATGATGAAAAATTTGCTATTGAAAAAGTAGTTATGCATCAAAAAGTTGGTTATTTAGCTTTAGGAAAAAAAGGGACAGTTGATAAGCTAGAGGAGTTAATTAATTTAAGAGGATATAGCTCTATAGATACTATAAAAGAAATACAACAAGAAGTTAATTCACTGATAACTGAAATTGATTACAGTGTTAATAACAATACTTTTCATGAATTTATCAGTAGAACAAATAATTTCTGA
- a CDS encoding phage holin family protein has product MERLDLFYKFGASAFGAATGYLFGGWSVLIQILLAFVVIDYITGIIAAGYNGELKSKVGFLGISKKIMIFVMVAVTHLIDTALGEGHIFRDAAIYFYLANELLSIVENAGKTGLPVPEQIKNAVEVLKGKSK; this is encoded by the coding sequence GTGGAACGCTTAGATTTATTTTACAAGTTTGGTGCCTCAGCATTTGGCGCGGCGACAGGATATTTATTTGGGGGTTGGTCGGTATTGATTCAAATATTGCTCGCTTTTGTCGTGATTGATTACATTACAGGGATTATTGCTGCCGGATACAATGGCGAGTTAAAAAGCAAAGTTGGGTTCTTGGGAATATCCAAAAAAATCATGATTTTTGTTATGGTCGCTGTCACCCATTTAATCGATACAGCACTCGGTGAGGGTCATATTTTCAGGGATGCGGCCATCTATTTTTATCTGGCCAATGAGTTGCTATCCATCGTAGAAAATGCCGGGAAAACGGGGCTTCCGGTGCCTGAGCAAATTAAAAATGCCGTAGAAGTGTTAAAGGGCAAATCTAAATAA
- a CDS encoding N-acetylmuramoyl-L-alanine amidase, translating to MGHKLITVNGGHSEKAPGAGAFGYKEHEYALMIKDKVIARLKSVGVNAIDTTSSASTPSAVLVEQAKKCNAQPKGGRLDVSIHLNAGGGTGCEVLYYSEKALAAKVSEAIAKVTGYKNRGAKERKELYFLRHTSAPAILIEVCFIDSKNDMKILNAKMNDIANAIVKAITGKSVHEPKPAPKPPKKDGNKDDLYKVQTGAFKDKGNAEKLAKELKKKGISTYITKE from the coding sequence ATGGGTCACAAACTTATAACAGTTAATGGTGGTCACAGCGAAAAAGCACCAGGTGCAGGAGCTTTTGGTTACAAAGAACATGAATACGCTCTAATGATTAAAGACAAAGTGATTGCAAGGTTGAAATCAGTTGGTGTAAATGCAATAGATACTACGTCAAGTGCATCTACTCCTAGTGCCGTCTTGGTGGAACAAGCTAAGAAATGTAATGCTCAACCAAAAGGTGGCCGACTTGATGTATCAATCCATCTAAACGCTGGTGGAGGCACCGGATGTGAGGTCCTTTATTACTCTGAAAAAGCACTTGCTGCTAAAGTATCAGAAGCGATTGCAAAAGTGACTGGATATAAAAACCGTGGTGCTAAAGAGCGCAAGGAACTTTATTTCCTTCGCCATACATCAGCTCCGGCTATTTTGATCGAGGTATGTTTTATTGATAGCAAAAACGATATGAAGATTCTAAATGCGAAAATGAACGATATTGCTAATGCAATTGTAAAAGCAATCACAGGAAAGTCAGTTCATGAGCCGAAACCAGCTCCAAAACCACCAAAGAAAGACGGTAATAAAGACGATCTGTATAAAGTGCAAACAGGTGCGTTTAAAGATAAAGGAAATGCAGAAAAATTAGCCAAGGAGCTTAAAAAGAAAGGTATATCAACGTATATCACGAAAGAGTAA
- a CDS encoding arylamine N-acetyltransferase — MKKISDEGKLYLLHLNLPLETPTENYLKRICQAHLTTFPFENISKLLSFRDKDVNIPSYSQFVKNFTASHFGGTCYTLNSNLIVLLKELGFACHLAMLGNQHMAIIVNIDSEKMYVDCGAAAPMFKPVRFESDHQNSSRFGEDYVNIVPASSENNSYRYIRYIRGKQSGKAWNFDSKKAYEVNDFADIIQKSYIPQAAFMSMLRCQLWQIDQNRNVSLVNNQLGIRYSNGQTITKTLSCISEIEEVMANEFLLSKLPVAEAIEVLKSLGVDVFSERA; from the coding sequence ATGAAAAAGATTTCAGATGAGGGGAAACTTTATTTACTCCATCTCAACTTACCATTGGAGACACCCACGGAAAACTACTTAAAACGGATTTGCCAGGCTCATTTAACAACCTTTCCGTTTGAAAACATAAGCAAATTGCTTTCCTTTCGAGACAAGGATGTAAACATTCCTTCTTATAGCCAGTTTGTTAAAAACTTTACTGCTTCTCATTTTGGAGGTACATGCTACACATTAAATTCTAATTTAATTGTTTTATTAAAGGAACTAGGCTTTGCATGTCATCTCGCCATGCTTGGAAATCAGCACATGGCGATTATTGTGAACATTGATAGTGAAAAAATGTATGTCGATTGCGGTGCGGCTGCTCCTATGTTTAAGCCTGTACGCTTTGAGAGTGACCATCAAAATAGTTCTCGCTTTGGTGAAGATTATGTAAACATTGTACCCGCATCTTCAGAAAATAATAGCTATCGATATATAAGGTATATCAGGGGGAAACAAAGCGGAAAAGCGTGGAATTTTGACTCTAAAAAAGCATATGAAGTGAATGATTTTGCTGATATCATTCAAAAATCGTATATTCCACAGGCTGCGTTTATGTCGATGCTGCGATGTCAGCTATGGCAGATCGATCAGAATAGAAACGTTTCCTTGGTCAATAATCAACTGGGAATTCGTTATTCTAATGGACAAACGATTACTAAAACCTTATCTTGCATTAGTGAAATTGAAGAAGTGATGGCTAATGAATTTTTATTGTCTAAATTGCCGGTTGCAGAAGCAATTGAAGTATTAAAGAGTTTAGGAGTGGATGTTTTTTCTGAAAGGGCCTAA
- a CDS encoding VanZ family protein, with protein sequence MLMVVSVTLFPLALWIDYNIEHIKYCLNLIPLVSILKDFGQIGKAYDGDIIFMIEILIKNVGGNILLFIPLGFLVPILSKKYKHFKSTLLLGFLVSLCIGYFIFKIMSRITDKFQIKFLHAILKDNNNQSINRTN encoded by the coding sequence ATACTTATGGTTGTTTCAGTGACATTATTTCCACTGGCATTATGGATTGATTATAATATAGAACATATTAAATATTGCTTAAATCTTATACCGCTTGTATCAATTTTAAAAGATTTTGGTCAAATAGGTAAAGCCTACGATGGTGATATAATATTTATGATTGAAATCTTAATAAAAAATGTAGGTGGAAACATTTTATTGTTTATCCCTTTAGGTTTTTTAGTACCAATCTTATCGAAAAAATATAAGCATTTTAAGTCTACTTTATTACTTGGTTTTCTTGTGTCACTTTGTATTGGATACTTTATTTTTAAAATCATGTCTAGAATAACGGATAAATTTCAGATTAAATTTTTACATGCAATCTTGAAGGATAATAATAATCAGTCGATAAATAGGACAAATTAA
- a CDS encoding glycoside hydrolase family 32 protein, translating into MTEHFRPQYHLTPLTEWMNDVQRPIYIDGVHHLYYLYNKDYSLEGNGTEWAHAVSTDLVHWERKPVAIEKYKDSAGDPWAGSCVIDVNNTAGFGYNAIIAIVTMPNPTYQCNHLWYSTDGGNTFTHYGTEPIMHNPTGYTDFRDPKIIWHEPTKKWIMLMAERDKVGFYTSYNLKEWTYVSTFVRDDIGIIECPDLFELNIDGNPANKKWVLLLGGNGFNYGRTTCACYFLGNFDGTKFYAETEIEWLENGADSYAGVSWDAPYTNGNYRYFVSWMGNWNYASEVPWETFIGNASIVRELHLRSTSEGIKLVQIPVGNLKESLREIAFFGEQVIYTGQENLLKNIHATSFAVETMIIYDSTRSKFGFSLRDGYVNGEHTVLMYVKSNNELVIDRSKSGIVHMNEYLANMNEFARQYKATVKPRDGRIKLEIFVDRSTVEVFVNEGESVFSLSIFPDISSDGLRLWTDDCVHIEYLKVRAVNEAEAMIY; encoded by the coding sequence ATGACAGAACATTTTCGGCCGCAATATCATCTGACGCCTTTAACAGAATGGATGAACGACGTACAAAGACCTATTTATATTGATGGAGTACATCATCTTTATTATCTCTACAACAAAGATTATTCTTTAGAAGGAAATGGTACAGAATGGGCGCATGCAGTTTCTACTGACCTAGTACATTGGGAAAGAAAGCCAGTTGCGATAGAAAAGTACAAAGATTCTGCTGGAGATCCCTGGGCAGGTAGTTGTGTTATTGACGTTAATAACACAGCAGGATTCGGCTACAACGCGATTATCGCAATTGTAACGATGCCAAATCCTACATATCAGTGCAACCACCTTTGGTACAGTACAGATGGCGGAAACACATTTACTCATTACGGGACCGAACCAATTATGCATAATCCAACAGGATACACCGATTTCCGTGATCCAAAAATTATTTGGCACGAACCCACAAAAAAATGGATTATGCTAATGGCAGAGAGAGATAAAGTCGGATTTTACACGTCGTACAACTTAAAAGAATGGACATACGTTTCGACATTCGTTAGAGATGATATAGGGATCATTGAATGCCCTGACTTGTTTGAACTTAATATCGACGGTAATCCAGCCAATAAAAAATGGGTGCTTTTGCTCGGTGGAAATGGCTTTAATTATGGTCGTACAACGTGTGCATGCTACTTCTTAGGAAACTTTGACGGAACAAAGTTCTATGCGGAAACGGAGATAGAATGGCTGGAAAACGGAGCTGACTCTTATGCTGGAGTAAGTTGGGATGCACCTTATACGAATGGTAATTACCGTTATTTCGTATCTTGGATGGGCAACTGGAATTATGCTTCTGAAGTTCCTTGGGAAACCTTTATTGGAAACGCAAGTATAGTAAGAGAATTACATCTAAGATCAACCTCTGAAGGGATAAAACTTGTCCAAATCCCAGTTGGGAACTTAAAAGAATCACTTAGAGAAATTGCTTTTTTTGGAGAACAGGTCATCTACACAGGGCAAGAAAATCTCCTGAAAAATATTCATGCGACCTCCTTTGCGGTTGAAACAATGATTATTTACGACTCAACGAGATCGAAATTCGGATTCTCTTTGAGAGATGGGTATGTTAATGGAGAACATACAGTATTAATGTACGTTAAAAGTAACAATGAACTTGTCATAGACCGCAGTAAAAGCGGAATCGTTCATATGAATGAATATCTCGCTAATATGAATGAATTCGCAAGGCAGTATAAAGCTACTGTTAAACCAAGAGATGGAAGGATTAAATTAGAAATTTTTGTTGATCGCAGCACTGTTGAAGTGTTTGTAAATGAAGGAGAATCTGTTTTTAGTCTTTCGATCTTTCCAGATATAAGCTCTGACGGCCTTCGTTTGTGGACGGATGATTGTGTCCATATAGAATATTTAAAAGTAAGAGCCGTAAATGAAGCTGAAGCTATGATCTATTAA
- a CDS encoding glycoside hydrolase family 32 protein — MTEPFRPQYHLTPVSEWMNDVQRPIYLNGEHHLYYLYNKDFSSDGNGTEWAHAVSTDLVHWERKPVAIEKYKDSAGDAWSGSCVRDTDNTAGFGHDAIIAILTMPHPTYQCNHLWYSTDDGNTFTHYGTDPIMPNPTGDSDFRDPKIIWHEPTKKWVILMAESDKIGFYTSSNLKEWVYVSSFIRDDIGLIECPDLFELNVDDDPNNRKWVLMVGGNGFNYGHTTGSCYFIGSFDGTTFHAETNVEWLENGADSYSGVTWDTPNTEGNFRYYISWMGNWEYATKVPWENFIGNASIVRELRLRSTSEGMKLFQIPVSSLRETFEEIAFFDDQTIHTGEENILKNIHETSYSIESTFFLDDSTNAKFGIALRDGIGEHTDIVYDKELNELVVDRSQSGEEQLNESIANMNVYTKTYKAAVKPIYGKIKLDILVDRSTVEVFVNHGEHVFSLTIYPKLSSDGLRLWTDDCLHIEYLKVKAVKESKIS, encoded by the coding sequence ATGACAGAACCATTTAGACCCCAATATCATCTAACACCTGTTTCAGAATGGATGAATGATGTTCAACGCCCTATCTATCTTAATGGAGAACATCATCTTTATTATCTTTATAACAAAGATTTTTCCTCAGATGGGAATGGTACAGAATGGGCACATGCTGTTTCTACTGACTTAGTTCACTGGGAGAGAAAGCCCGTAGCGATTGAAAAATATAAAGATTCTGCTGGTGATGCGTGGTCAGGGAGCTGCGTAAGAGACACTGACAACACAGCAGGATTCGGCCATGATGCAATTATTGCAATATTAACGATGCCTCACCCTACATATCAGTGCAATCATCTTTGGTACAGCACAGACGACGGTAATACATTTACACACTACGGTACCGACCCTATTATGCCAAACCCAACAGGAGACTCAGATTTTCGCGATCCGAAAATTATTTGGCACGAACCAACGAAAAAATGGGTAATACTAATGGCGGAAAGTGATAAAATCGGATTTTACACTTCGAGCAATTTAAAAGAGTGGGTATACGTATCATCATTTATAAGAGATGATATAGGTCTTATTGAGTGCCCCGACTTGTTTGAACTTAATGTGGATGATGATCCTAACAATAGAAAATGGGTACTTATGGTCGGAGGAAACGGCTTTAACTATGGACATACTACTGGTTCCTGCTACTTCATAGGCAGTTTTGACGGAACAACATTCCACGCAGAAACTAATGTAGAGTGGTTGGAAAACGGAGCTGACTCTTATTCAGGAGTCACTTGGGATACGCCAAACACGGAGGGCAACTTTCGATATTATATTTCTTGGATGGGCAACTGGGAATATGCGACCAAGGTTCCTTGGGAAAATTTCATAGGAAATGCAAGCATTGTTAGAGAATTAAGATTAAGGTCAACATCAGAGGGGATGAAGCTTTTTCAAATTCCCGTCAGCAGCTTGAGAGAGACATTTGAAGAAATTGCGTTTTTCGATGATCAAACCATACATACCGGAGAAGAAAACATTTTGAAAAATATTCATGAGACATCCTATTCAATTGAATCGACATTTTTTTTAGATGATTCAACTAATGCCAAGTTTGGTATTGCATTAAGGGATGGTATCGGTGAACATACCGATATAGTTTATGATAAAGAGCTCAATGAACTGGTCGTAGATCGCAGTCAAAGCGGGGAAGAACAATTAAATGAATCCATCGCTAATATGAACGTCTACACTAAGACTTATAAAGCTGCAGTGAAACCTATATACGGAAAAATAAAACTCGACATCTTGGTGGATAGAAGTACGGTTGAAGTGTTTGTCAATCATGGCGAACATGTTTTTAGTCTTACCATCTATCCTAAACTAAGTTCAGATGGTCTTCGATTGTGGACAGATGACTGTCTGCACATAGAGTATCTAAAAGTAAAAGCCGTTAAGGAATCTAAGATCTCTTAG
- a CDS encoding DUF3953 domain-containing protein has product MLKTIYLLVASICAILSIYSLISDNDMLIPLLQFFLGVTILIMGIESLRSKKKATGIICVVSSLFIFTSLFIKYY; this is encoded by the coding sequence ATGCTCAAAACAATTTATCTATTGGTTGCGTCTATTTGTGCAATTTTATCAATCTATTCTTTGATAAGTGATAATGATATGTTAATTCCATTGCTGCAATTTTTCTTAGGTGTAACAATTCTTATTATGGGGATTGAAAGTTTAAGAAGTAAAAAGAAAGCTACAGGAATTATTTGTGTTGTTAGTTCTCTTTTCATATTTACTAGTTTATTCATAAAGTACTATTAA
- a CDS encoding M20 metallopeptidase family protein produces MKRQSEIKLFHWHEQLLEMYEQMVEWRRHMHQYPELSNQEIETSNMIAGILSGFGIDIRTRVGGMGVVGTIKGEKPGKTIALRADFDALPIQDEKEVPYKSKVDGVMHACGHDGHTATLLAVAKILNDHRDQLSGNVVLLHQHSEESLGGANEMIADGCLDGVDVVFGNHLWTPIPTGTISYTKGYTTSSGDGFQLKIQGKGGHGSSPHETVDAIIVANQIINQLQLIVSRKINPQKTAVVSVGSFHAGNAANIIADSAELKGTVRTYDKEVQMQIEDEMNSIIKGICAAHHAEYEFKYYHGVPGVYNHAEETDIFCSRIKATLPEFKLAEAPPLLVSEDFGRYLLERPGMFFFTGAGNQNINAIYPHHHPKFDFDERAMVNAGKAMLSIVHHYLVEKAESPLADHVRL; encoded by the coding sequence ATGAAGAGACAATCAGAAATCAAGCTTTTTCATTGGCATGAGCAATTACTAGAAATGTATGAACAAATGGTTGAATGGAGAAGGCATATGCATCAGTATCCTGAACTCTCAAATCAAGAGATTGAAACTTCAAACATGATAGCCGGTATTTTATCCGGGTTTGGAATTGATATCCGGACTCGTGTAGGCGGAATGGGTGTTGTAGGAACAATTAAAGGAGAAAAGCCTGGAAAAACGATCGCACTTCGGGCAGATTTTGATGCACTCCCTATTCAAGATGAAAAAGAGGTTCCTTATAAATCAAAGGTTGATGGCGTGATGCATGCTTGCGGTCATGACGGGCATACGGCAACTTTACTCGCTGTTGCGAAAATATTGAATGATCATCGTGACCAGTTATCGGGGAATGTTGTGCTGCTCCATCAGCATTCTGAAGAATCGTTAGGCGGTGCAAACGAAATGATCGCAGATGGATGTCTTGATGGGGTGGATGTTGTATTCGGCAATCATTTATGGACGCCGATTCCGACAGGAACGATTTCTTATACGAAAGGGTACACGACTTCTTCCGGAGATGGCTTTCAACTAAAGATCCAAGGGAAGGGCGGACACGGTTCTTCGCCTCATGAAACCGTCGATGCGATTATCGTTGCCAATCAGATTATTAATCAGCTTCAGCTTATTGTCAGCCGCAAAATCAATCCGCAAAAAACGGCAGTTGTATCAGTCGGATCATTCCATGCAGGAAATGCGGCTAACATCATCGCTGATTCCGCCGAACTCAAAGGGACTGTAAGAACCTACGATAAAGAAGTACAGATGCAAATAGAGGATGAAATGAATTCAATTATTAAAGGAATATGCGCGGCACATCACGCGGAATACGAATTCAAATATTATCACGGGGTTCCCGGAGTATACAACCATGCTGAAGAAACAGATATTTTTTGCAGCCGCATTAAAGCTACACTGCCTGAATTCAAGTTAGCAGAAGCTCCGCCCTTATTGGTCAGTGAAGATTTTGGTCGATATTTATTGGAGAGGCCGGGAATGTTTTTCTTCACGGGAGCAGGTAATCAAAATATAAATGCCATATATCCTCACCACCATCCGAAATTTGATTTTGATGAAAGAGCAATGGTGAATGCCGGAAAAGCAATGCTGAGTATCGTGCATCATTATCTCGTGGAAAAAGCAGAAAGTCCCTTGGCAGATCATGTGAGATTATAA
- a CDS encoding ABC transporter substrate-binding protein: protein MRWNRRLITLVMILVLILTACNSGASSSQEKNKTMYIGIVNSPILFNPINSADIASQYVEGYMFDSLLDMPSPLEFTPKLADTFETMDNQTYIIKLNDKAKWSDGEPVTAEDAAFTLNLIANPKVETHIGTYLSSLEGLENGKLPEGETEIPSVKVIDHKTLQLKTKQPIDPNLIKEQLGVKLMILPKHVLENVDPSKLSQHPFMQKPNVTSGPFKFVQYKKDQYAEFEQNPDYYLGKPKLDRMFIKIMVGANVVSQLQTGEIDMNAALGKIPVQDYQTVEGFDHITTDIQPTIGFQMMVFNTDSIKEAKVRQAIAYAINRQSIVDDLLKGTGEIIDGPYTSLSPYLNKELKQYTYDPEKAKQLLNNSGWDVAKPIKLVVPTGNKVREQSADILTQNLKDIGLKVEVTTYDFPTSLQKARQGDFDLYLLGNAISIDPDVSAIYASTATWNLMKYNNPKVDELLEKGKSEADPEKRKAIYNELQEIWNKDLPVFTLYSDYNFTAISKDVTYGGVNLLDASIDYHKWDIGGDQ from the coding sequence ATGAGGTGGAATAGGCGATTAATTACTCTAGTGATGATTCTAGTATTGATACTTACCGCATGCAATAGTGGAGCATCCTCCAGTCAAGAAAAAAACAAGACTATGTATATCGGAATTGTGAATTCTCCAATTCTTTTTAACCCGATTAATTCGGCTGACATCGCGTCCCAATATGTTGAAGGATATATGTTTGATTCCCTTTTGGACATGCCAAGTCCCCTGGAGTTTACTCCGAAGCTTGCAGATACATTTGAAACAATGGACAATCAAACTTATATAATCAAATTGAATGATAAGGCAAAATGGTCGGACGGTGAACCGGTAACAGCGGAAGATGCAGCCTTCACATTGAATTTAATCGCCAACCCTAAAGTAGAAACACATATTGGTACATATCTTTCTTCTCTGGAAGGGCTGGAAAACGGGAAGCTGCCGGAGGGAGAAACTGAAATTCCATCAGTAAAAGTGATCGATCACAAAACATTACAATTAAAAACAAAACAACCGATTGATCCAAATCTAATCAAAGAACAGCTGGGTGTTAAACTCATGATTTTGCCTAAGCATGTTTTAGAAAATGTTGATCCATCCAAATTATCGCAGCACCCATTTATGCAAAAACCGAATGTTACGAGCGGTCCGTTTAAGTTTGTACAATATAAAAAGGATCAGTACGCGGAATTTGAACAAAATCCTGACTATTACTTAGGAAAGCCGAAGCTGGATCGAATGTTTATTAAAATCATGGTGGGTGCAAATGTCGTATCCCAGCTGCAAACTGGTGAAATTGATATGAATGCTGCCTTGGGAAAAATTCCGGTACAAGACTATCAAACGGTTGAAGGCTTTGATCACATTACCACTGATATTCAACCAACAATTGGTTTTCAGATGATGGTGTTTAATACAGATAGCATAAAAGAAGCCAAGGTTCGACAAGCAATTGCATATGCGATCAATCGCCAGTCTATCGTGGATGATCTATTAAAAGGGACGGGTGAAATTATAGATGGACCGTATACTTCGCTAAGTCCATATTTGAATAAGGAATTAAAGCAGTATACATATGATCCTGAAAAGGCGAAGCAATTACTGAACAATTCAGGTTGGGATGTAGCGAAACCGATAAAACTTGTTGTACCAACTGGAAATAAGGTCCGTGAACAATCAGCAGATATTCTGACGCAAAATTTAAAAGACATTGGCTTGAAAGTAGAGGTAACGACTTACGATTTCCCAACCTCTTTGCAAAAGGCAAGGCAAGGCGATTTTGATTTATATTTATTGGGGAATGCGATTTCTATAGATCCTGATGTATCTGCTATCTATGCAAGTACCGCGACTTGGAATCTGATGAAGTATAACAATCCTAAGGTAGATGAGCTCTTAGAAAAAGGGAAGTCAGAAGCAGATCCGGAGAAAAGAAAAGCCATTTATAATGAGCTTCAGGAAATTTGGAATAAGGATTTACCGGTCTTCACCCTTTATTCAGATTATAATTTTACAGCCATTTCGAAGGATGTTACATACGGTGGAGTAAATTTGTTGGATGCCAGCATAGATTATCACAAGTGGGATATTGGCGGAGATCAGTAG
- a CDS encoding MFS transporter, giving the protein MNSHRAIHKDDITIVDTKATKKAVMATSIGNAMEWFDFGIYSYLAVTLGKVFFPEMNGTVQLVYTFATFAVAFLVRPIGGVFFGMLGDRLGRKRILAITLVLMALATLSIGLIPSYAAIGTTASILLLIARLVQGFSTGGEYSGAMTFIAESTPDKKRGVMASFLEVGTLVGYIAGAGIVTLLTYLLGQEQMVEWGWRIPFLIAGPIGIIGLYLRNHLEETPAFEAMEKVKTDEKKRVSLKQIFVDHWKSMLIGMIVVFSYNIVNYMVLSYMPSHLSAVLGYGETRGLLLILIVMFLMIPIVLMMGYFSDRIGNKRIIQGGLIGLVLLSIPSFLLIGTGNNWFVFIGVMILAVFLACFQGTMPSLLPSLFFTDVRYGSLSITYNFSTSLFGGTTPLVVAWLINLTMNNFIPAYYLVAASLIGILVVTYFVKDTSGKSLRGSPPAVEEKQEVKEILKDPEEALWWQEERSK; this is encoded by the coding sequence ATGAACTCACATCGGGCAATACATAAAGATGATATTACCATTGTTGACACGAAGGCCACGAAAAAAGCTGTTATGGCAACAAGCATCGGCAATGCCATGGAATGGTTTGATTTCGGAATTTATTCCTATTTGGCTGTGACGTTAGGAAAAGTATTTTTCCCGGAAATGAACGGTACCGTGCAATTAGTATACACATTTGCAACCTTTGCTGTTGCCTTCCTGGTCCGTCCGATCGGCGGAGTGTTTTTTGGAATGTTAGGGGATCGATTAGGCCGTAAAAGAATTTTGGCCATTACATTAGTGCTAATGGCACTGGCTACTTTAAGTATCGGATTGATACCAAGCTATGCAGCCATTGGGACGACGGCTTCTATATTATTATTAATCGCCAGACTGGTTCAGGGATTTTCGACGGGCGGAGAGTATTCTGGTGCAATGACGTTTATAGCTGAATCAACTCCTGATAAAAAGCGAGGAGTTATGGCCAGTTTTTTAGAGGTAGGCACTTTAGTTGGTTATATTGCCGGTGCCGGTATTGTCACATTGCTCACTTATCTTTTAGGACAAGAGCAAATGGTTGAATGGGGATGGAGAATACCGTTTTTAATCGCGGGGCCAATAGGAATCATCGGCCTTTACTTGCGAAACCATTTAGAAGAAACACCTGCATTTGAAGCAATGGAAAAAGTAAAAACGGATGAAAAAAAACGAGTATCTTTAAAACAAATTTTCGTCGATCATTGGAAATCAATGTTGATAGGTATGATAGTTGTTTTCTCCTATAACATTGTAAATTACATGGTATTGTCATATATGCCTTCTCATTTAAGCGCCGTACTTGGTTACGGGGAAACAAGAGGATTGCTTTTGATACTGATAGTCATGTTTCTCATGATACCAATTGTCTTAATGATGGGTTATTTCAGTGATCGCATTGGCAATAAACGAATTATCCAAGGCGGGCTGATCGGTTTGGTTCTATTATCGATTCCATCGTTTTTATTAATCGGGACCGGTAATAATTGGTTTGTCTTTATTGGAGTCATGATATTAGCTGTTTTTTTAGCTTGTTTTCAAGGAACAATGCCGTCGTTATTGCCATCACTATTTTTTACTGATGTAAGATACGGATCATTATCGATTACGTATAATTTTTCGACTTCATTGTTTGGCGGGACGACCCCGCTGGTTGTGGCATGGCTGATTAATCTAACGATGAACAATTTTATTCCTGCTTATTATTTAGTTGCTGCTTCCCTTATCGGGATTTTGGTAGTGACATACTTTGTTAAAGACACTTCCGGCAAATCTCTAAGAGGTTCACCTCCTGCAGTTGAAGAGAAGCAAGAAGTAAAGGAGATTTTAAAAGATCCTGAGGAAGCCTTGTGGTGGCAAGAAGAAAGAAGTAAATAA